In one Lolium rigidum isolate FL_2022 chromosome 3, APGP_CSIRO_Lrig_0.1, whole genome shotgun sequence genomic region, the following are encoded:
- the LOC124695782 gene encoding uncharacterized protein LOC124695782 has protein sequence MAFPIANISAVVTGAVQSAMAFPIANISAAVTGAVQAAMAFAVEMLPTDVTRDAARETVRASVAWFLSHLWAWLVAARAGAVDNFPVAAKAARRAAGSAVEASEPWVEMASKLLLHLYGRLVTASGGNGADATATGGRAEQHVVLLALILVVFVCGAVCALSCRTMKGPGLGGARVPRAMFEASPRRYYSTVRAGRRARLDASGTGWTLLVAAAVAYGAYYLAGKTLY, from the coding sequence ATGGCATTTCCCATCGCCAACATCTCAGCCGTCGTCACGGGCGCGGTGCAATCCGCCATGGCATTTCCCATCGCCAACATCTCAGCCGCTGTCACGGGCGcggtgcaagccgccatggccttCGCCGTGGAGATGCTCCCCACGGACGTGACGAGGGACGCCGCGCGTGAAACCGTGAGGGCGTCGGTGGCGTGGTTCTTGAGCCACCTGTGGGCGTGGCTCGTCGCAGCGAGAGCCGGGGCCGTCGACAATTTCCCGGTCGCCGCGAAGGCAGCCAGGAGAGCGGCGGGTTCCGCCGTTGAGGCCTCGGAGCCATGGGTGGAGATGGCGTCAAAGCTCCTGCTTCACCTCTACGGGCGGCTGGTCACGGCATCGGGCGGGAACGGCGCCGACGCGACGGCCACGGGAGGAAGAGCGGAGCAGCACGTGGTGCTGCTCGCTCTCATCCTCGTCGTTTTCGTCTGCGGCGCCGTCTGTGCTCTCAGCTGCCGCACCATGAAGGGCCCCGGTCTCGGCGGCGCGCGCGTCCCCCGCGCGATGTTCGAGGCCAGCCCGAGGCGCTACTATTCTACTGTTCGTGCAGGGCGTAGGGCGCGGCTCGACGCGTCCGGCACCGGATGGACGTTGCTCGTGGCGGCGGCCGTTGCTTATGGGGCCTACTACCTAGCAGGCAAGACGCTCTACTGA